ATAAGATTGTAAAAATCTCTCAATTATTATTACAAAAACCAACTTTTGATAACGATTCACAAGAATTTTTTGATTCGATATTAAAAACAGAATAAAAAAATAATGTACAAAAAAACCACTTCGATTGAAGTGGTTTTTTTATGATTAGATAGATAAGTTTATTGCCATCCACCTCCAACAGCACGATACAACTCGACCATTGATGATAAAGACGTTAACTTCGCATCAACTACATTCAACTCTGCATTCAATCCATTGTCTCTTGCAGTAATTACTTCTAAATAATTTGCCATACCGTAGTTTAACAATTCTTCAGAATAGGTAATTGCTTGATTATATAATTGATATTCTTTCTGTTTATATTCAACTTTCTTAGTCGCCGCATCATACGTATACAATGCATCAGAAACCTCTTTACTTGCGTTCAAGATTTTACTTTTATAATTAATTAAAGCATTTTCTTGATTCGCTAAAGCTACTTCTTTTTGTGTACGTAATCTACGTTGTTGTAAAAGTGGTTGCGTTAAGCCTCCAATAACAGATGCAAATAATGATTGCGCATTAAATAATTTATCAATATCAATTCCTTGTACACCACCTGTTGCTGATATAGTTAAAGAAGGATAAAAACTTGCGTTTGCTATATTTACATTCTCAAAAGCATTCATCAATCCAAACTCTGCAGCTTTGATATCAGGACGATTTTCTAACAATTGCGCTGGCACACCAACTGATAAAGTTTGGTTAACTTGTTGAGAAGCTAAATTTGTACGATTAATTGATTGAGGATTTGTTCCTAACAAAATACTCATCACATTTTCGTTTAATTTAATTCCGTTTTCAACATCAACCAACATAGATTTCACGCTATACAACTGAGCTTCTGTTTGATTAACAGCAACTTCTGTTACACTACCAGCTTCTTTTAAAGCTTTTGTTGTTTCTAAACTTTGTTCGCGGTTGATCAACGTTTTGTCTAAAATTCTTTTTTGCTCATCTAATGCTAATAAATTATAATAAGCATTCGCAATAGATGCTACAATTTGAGTTTTAACCGCTTTGTGTGCTTCTATAGTTTGCAAATAAGTTGCAGCAGATGCACGTTGATTACTTCTGATTTTACCCCAAATATCTGCTTCCCAACTTAAATTACCTGAAAGCTCGTATTGATTTTGACTTCTGTCCGTCATCATTGCACCAAATGGTGTATTTTTAGAACTTTCTGTAAAAGAGTATTTTGGTCCAACAGATAAAGTTGGTAAATAACCCGCTTTACCTTGTTTGGCATACGCCTCAGCTACTGCAATATTTTGCAGAGCCGAACGTATGTCTAAATTATTTTGTAAACCTTGATTAATCAAAGCTTGTAATTGCGAATCTGTAAAAATTTGTTTCCAAGAAACAGTTGCAACATTTGCACTGTCTTTTGCAATAACATCTGTTCTGAAGTTTGCTTCATTTACAACAGCTTCAGGACGGTTATAGTCTTTTGCTACGAAACAAGATTGAACAGCAAACAATCCAGCTGCGATTAAAGTAATATTTAAAATTCTGTACTTTTTCATAATTAGATTGAATTATTATGTTCAATTTCTTCTTGTGGACGATCAAATTTCATTGGCTTAATTTTTTCTTGTAATGTTTGGAAAACAATAAACAAAATAGGAATTACGAAAATACCTAAAACTGTACCAATTAATAATCCGAATGCAGCACCAGTTGCAACTGAACGGTTACCTGCAGAAGAAACTCCTGTCGCAAATACTAATGGCATTAAACCTAAAATAAAGGCAAAAGATGTCATTAAAATTGGACGTAAACGAGCTTTTGCTCCATCAATTGCCGCTTGTACAATTGTCATTCCATGCGCACGTCTTTGTAAAGCGAACTCTACAATCAGAATGGCATTCTTGGCTAATAAACCAACCAACATGACTAAGGCAATTTGGAAATAAATATTATTTTCTAATCCCGCTAACCATTGAGATAAATAAGCTCCCATCACACCACATGGAACAGATAATAAAACTGAAAGTGGTAAAACGTAAGACTCATATTGAGCAGATAAAATAAAGTATACGAAAACAATACATAATGCAAAAATCATTGCAGTTTGATTACCAGAATTAATCTCTTCACGTGTTAAACCTGTAAAGTCAGTTCCATAAGAAGTTGACAATGTTTGTTCTGTTACTTGATTAATTGCTGAAATCGCATCTCCCGTAGAGAAACCTGGATTTACAGCTCCTGTAATGTTAGCAGATGTAAATAAATTGTAACGGTCTACAGAATTAGGACCATATACACGTTTCAATGAAACAAATTGTGATACGGGTGCCATAGCTCCTGTTGATGTTTTCACAAACATTTTATTTAAACTCATTTCATTGATACGATCATCTGGAGAAGACTGAATATACACACGGTATTGTTTACCAAAACGTGTAAAGTCTGCTGCATATAAACCTCCAATGTAACCTTGTAATGTTGAGAAAATTGAACTTACAGAAACTCCTGATTGTTTTGCTCTTTCAATATTAACATCAATTTCATATTGAGGGAAGTTCGTATTGAATGAAGTTTGTGCATACTGAATTTCTGGACGTTGCATTAATGCTCCAATGTATTCTTTTGAAACTTTATCAAAATCAGCAATATCTCCACCTGTTTTATCTAATAATTTTAATTCGAAACCAGAAGACATACCAAAACCTGGAATTGCTGGTGGTTGGAAGAAAATCATCTGTGCATCAGGAATTTGTGCAGCTGCACCAAATAATTGCCCAATAATTGCTTGAATAGATAAATCTGGGGTTGTACGTTCTTCGAATGATTTCAATTTAACGAACATCATACCGTAGTTAGAACCTGCACCTGAAATAATAGAGATACCCGAATAAATAGTCGCTTTATCAATTCCTGGAATATTTTTAATTTTTTCTTGGAATTGTTTCTCAACTTCATACACACGGTCCATAGAAGCTCCTGCAGGTAATTCGACATTACCAATAATGAATCCATTATCCTCAGCAGGAACGAATCCAGTTGGCATCATTTTTCCTATGCCATAAATTCCTACAGCACTTGCAATAATAATGATAAAAGAAATCCATTTGTGTTTAACTAAAAACTTGAATGAATTTCCGTATTTATGTGTCATACGATCAAACGCTGCATTAAATGCATCGAAGAAACGTTGAACAAAATTACGTTTTACTTCTCCTTCTTGATGTGGTTTTAAGAATAACGCACATAATGCTGGAGATAATGTCAAGGCATTAACGGCAGAAATTAAAATCGCTACAATTAAGGTTATACCAAACTGTTTATAGAAAACTCCTGTAGGGCCGGATATAAATGTTACTGGAACGAATACGGCACACATAACTAATGTAATCGATACAATGGCACCAGAAATTTCATCCATCGCATTTTTAGTAGCATCCATCGGAGTTTCGTGGTGTGTTTCCATACGAGCGTGAACGGCTTCCACCACTACAATCGCGTCATCCACCACAATACCAATGGCGAGCGTTAATGCGAATAACGTTAATAAGTTTAACGAGAATCCTGCTACATTAAGGAAGAAGAATGTACCAATAATAGATACAGGAACCGCAATTAACGGAACTAATGTAGAACGGAAATCTTGTAAGAAAATATATACCACGATAAATACTAAGATAAATGCCTCGATCATCGTACTAACTACTTTCTCGATAGACGCATCTAAGAATGTATTAGTATCCATCAAAATAGTATAACTAATTCCATCTGGTAATTGAGATTCAGCTTTCTTTAACTCTTCTCTTAAGTTAACAATAATTTCTTGGGCATTAGATCCTGGTGTTTGGTATACAGCAAATACAGCAGAAGGATCTCCATTCATATTCGTACGTCCTGCATAAGATTGAGCACCAAATTCTACATTCGCAACATCTTTTAATTTTAAAACTTCTCCATTAGGTAAAGATTTAATGACGATATTACGATACTGATCTTCTGTTTTATAACGTCCAGAATAGGTAATCGTATATTGGAAAGATTGTCCAGAATTTTCACCTAAAGATCCAGCAGCAGCTTCAAGAGATTCTTGAGATAATGCTGCAGAAACATCTGAAGGTATCAAGCCATAACTTGCCATACGAGAAGGGTCTAACCAAATACGCATAGAATAAGTCATCGCTCCAAAAACTTGAGCATCACCTACACCATTTACACGTTTTAAAGCAGGAATAATATTAATATTCAAGTAATTTTGTAAGTATATTTCGTCATACTTAGGATTAGTTGAATAGAAAGATGTAAACATCAATGCCGAAGTTTGTTGCTTTTGTGTAACAACACCAGAACGAGTTACCTCTGAAGGTAATAAAGGTGTAGCACGTGCAACACGATTTTGAACGTTTACTTGCGCGATATCCCCATCAACACCAGGCTTGAAAACTACATCAATAGATGCAGATCCATTGTTAGAAGCTGTAGATTGAATATAATCCATTCCTTCAACCCCATTCACCTGTTCCTCGATCGGAATAATTACAGACTCCATTACTGTTTTCGCATTCGCTCCAGGATATGAAGCAGAAATTTTTACAGTAGCTGGCGCAATGTCTGGATATTGAGTAACTGGTAGCGCAATAAGCCCCAGAATACCCAATATAAGTATGATAATAGAAATAACCGTAGACAGTACGGGTCTTTCAATAAAGGTTTTTAACATAATTTATCCAATTAGAATACTGTTTTTGTAGAATTTACGATTGTATCAAAGTTTGCTGGCATTGGTTTAACGGCAGTCTTATCTCTCAATTTACCTACACCTTGTGCAACAACTTTATCACCTTTTTTCACTCCATCTTTTACAACTGCAATATTATTCGCTCTTTCTACAACAGTAATTGGAGTTGCGTAAGCTGTATCTTTTGTTACTTTGTAAACATAAGTCATACCTTGCTGTTCAAACGTTGCAGCTTCTGGCACAACCAATACATCAACATAAGTTTTTGGAACACGGATACGTCCTGAATTACCATTCGCTAATATTTTTGCCGCATTGTTAAAAGATACACGGAAATCTATCGTACCAGTAGTAGGATTGATTTGTCCTGTAACAGTTTGAATCTTACCTTTTTCAGGATAAATTTCTCCGTTAGCTAAAACTAAATCTACAGCAGGAATTTTATCTAATTTCTCTTTTAAAGTTGCTCCTTCAGATTTAGAAATAAAATTTAAATACTCTTTTTCATTCATCGAAAAGTAAGCATAAACTTTAGAGGTGTTAGAAACTGTAGTAATTGCTGTTGGATCTGATGGACCTACTAATGTTCCTTGACGGAAGTTAATAGAACCTAATACTCCACTTATTGGAGCGCGTACAACAGAATAATCTACATTTGCTTGAGCACCTTTATAATTTGCTTGAGCTTGTGTAACACCTGCTTGAGCTTGTCCCACAGCTGCCAAAGCTTGATTATAACTTGCCTGAGCTTTTGCTAAATTTGCTTTTGCTGTTTCTAATTGTACATTACTTATAATATTTTTCTGAACAAGAGGAGTTAATTTATCCACTTCCACTTGCGCTGCATTTACATTTGCTTGTGCTGCATTTACATTTGCTTGTGCTGACTTTACACTCGCTTGCGCTGCTCCAACTCCTGATCTTGCAGCATCAGCGTTTTGAGTTAATACATTTGTTTCTAATCTAAACAAAGGTTGACCAGCTTGTACGTATTGACCTTCATCAACATAAACTTCTGTAATGTATCCTTGAATTTTCGCACGGACCTCGTTATTCACAACTCCTTCAATATTTGTCGGATATTCATCATAACTTGTCACCACTCTTGTTGGTACATCAACAACTGGATAAGGTGTCGGACCTTGTGCTTGTGCTCCTGCATTGTCCTTTTTACCACAAGAACTTAGCGCAATAGCCAAAGCACCAACCATCATAACGTTAACGTTTTTCATATTACTTTTACTTATTTTCTAGTTGAATTTTATTAATTTTTTCTATTGTTTCGCCTAACAAAGACTTCGTCTGATTTAAATGATCTGAATAAATATCAATTACCCTGTTTTCAATATTTTTCGAAAGCGAGTTATTTAACATTTTATGTTCTTTTATACGATCTGTAAAAACAATATCCTGTGAAATCATATCATATAAAAAATCTAACTTCTCTATCAAATAATTAAAATTTAATCTAAAATATCTTTTACGAGAATTAATCTTGTTTATATATTCAATATGTTTCATCGATAGCAAGTAATTAATCGAATTAGACAAAGAACTCTTACTAACATTGAAAACCTCTAAAAGTTCTTCAAAAGTAAATCCTTCTTCAGTTGATTCTAAAACCATATATGCCTGCAATTTGGCTGTTAAAGGAGGAAACTTATACGTTTTCTCTAAAAAAGCACTAAAACTACAGAATAAGTCCATGTTACCTGCATGATTATCTATATTCATAATGTGTTTAGTCTATAAAACCGTGCAAATATATATAAGTTAGTTCGGTTAAAACAGAACTAACTGTATTTTTTTATAAATTTTAACAATAAATTAAAATTTATAAAAAATATTTGATTCAGTTTCTTTAACAAAAAATAGACCAAAACAATTAGAAATGAACATATTATAAAATGATTGGGTTTATATATAAATTGTTGAGTTTACACTAAATACAAATTAATTAGATTTTGAAATTGGAGTATAAAAAGTTGTTAAATAAATAAAAGCTTCAACTGTAGACTGCACCCAAAAGTTTGGACAGATTAAAAATTAATAATTATAAAAATGAGTTCGATATTGTATCGGGCTCATTTTATTTAAGTTCGATTTTATTCTATCGTTATTGTAATAGTAAATGTATTGTTTTATTTCTTTTTTTAGCTCTTCAATAGAATTAAATTTTTGTAAATAAAATAGTTCCGATTTCAGTATTCCGAAGAAATTCTCGATAATAGCATTATCTAAGCAATTTCCTTTTCTACTCATACTTTGTATGATTCCTTTTTCATTTAATAAAGCCTGATATTGTTTCATTTGATATTGCCATCCTTGATCTGAATGTAATATCAAATCTTTGGTGTCTTTCGTTATTTTAAATGCCTTTTTAAGCATTTGAGTTACTTGATTAAAAACAGGTCGTTCGCTTAACTCATAGCTGATAATTTCTTGATTGTACAGATCCATTATTGGTGATAAATATAGTTTTTTATCTTTTACTTTAAACTCGGTAACATCTGTTACCCATTTTTGGTTGGGTTTATCAGCCTTAAATGCTCTTTGCAAGATGTTTGGTGCAATCTTTCCTTGTTCTCCTTTGTAAGATTTGTATTTTTTTCTTCGAATCAAACTCTTTAATCCTAAGCTATTCATCAGTTTAAGAACAGTTTTATGATTGATGATAGTTCCTGATTTTCTTAATTCATCGGTAATTCGTCGATAGCCATATCGCCCTTTATGCTGATGATAAATGGTTTGTATTTTACGTTTTAATTCCTCGTATTTATCTGTTTTACTACGTGAAATATGATAGTAAAAGCTGCTTCTAGCCATATGTGTACAATCTAAAAGTAAATTTAGATGAAATTCTGGCCTTAATTCATTTATGGCTTGTGTCCAAGTTTCTTTTGTTTTTCTTCCTCGGCTTGAATTAAGGCATTGAACTTTTTTAAGAGTGCAACTTCACAACGTAAACGTTCAATCTCTAACAATAGTTCTTCTTCTCTTGTTAACGGTTGTTTCGATTTTTTAGGTCTACCTTTAGATGTGCTCATAGTCTTGGGACGGCCTTTTGGTTTGGGTTTTAATCCGTCTATTCCAAAGGTAGCAAAATCTTTTTGCCATTTTATAATAACCGATTCACTTGGAATATTAAATTTCAAGCGTGCTTCACGCAAACTAAGAAACTGTTTGGTTATAGTCTTAATAACTTTCAACTTAAATTCAACGCTATACGTTTGGTTTTTTTTAGGTTCTATACCTGAAATTCCTTGATTATGATAATCAGAAACCCATTTCTTTAATAAAGAAGCATGTATATTTTCTTTTTTACTAATTGAACGTATTGTTCGATGTTTTTCTAAAACTTCTTTCACACAACGTAACTTAAATGCTACACCATATTTTACTTTTCTTGTCATAAAAAATGCCCCCAAAAGTGTCTAACTTTTTGGGGGCAGTGTACTGAGTTGAAGCTTTTATTTTATTTAATCGTATTAATATACGCAATAACTTTTTCGTTAAAAATCTGAGGTTGATCAACATTCACAACATGTCCACAATCCTCAATGACAATCAATTCAGAGTTTTTGGTGTGTGATTTTATTAAGTTTTCAATTGATGGTAAAAACATATGATCTTCTGATCCCATAATATAAAGTGTAGGGATATTAAGCTCTACTTCTCTAAACCATTTTAACAACGGATTGATATCTGCTGTTAGTTTGAACCACTTTAGAAATTCTTTTTGATAGAGTTTCTTCGCTTCATTAATAAATAAATTGCGCGATTCTTTGTGTGCACTTCTCGGCATAATGGCAAAAGCGAAAATACGGTACAAAACTAAATACGGAATCATATGTTTGAACATATTACCAACGGTCATTAAAAAGCGACTTTGATAATTCATCTTCATGATTGCTCCACCCATAATCATCGATTTGAAACGTTCTGAATAATCTTCTGCCAACTGTCTAATAACAATTGTACCCAAAGACATTCCAACAAAATGTGTTTGTTTAATTTTTAAATGATCCAATACATCAATCACATCTTTCGCTACAGATTCGAACGTATAGCGTTTTTCAAAAAGCGATTTAAGGTTATTTTTCGAACGACCATGTCCTCTCAAATCCAAAAGAACAACATTAAAATGCTTACGAAATTCACGAATTTGTTTAAACCAAATCGTTGAACTTCCTCCTGCTCCATGAACAAAAGTGACCCATTCTGCACTTGTGGGATGAGTATATGTAGTGTGTGCTAACAATTTATACGTAATTTAGAACTGCAAAATTAAACTAAAAACTATGCCAAGCATAATACTTTTGATAACTTTAAGATATTTTTAATCTTCATCATCTTCTGTGTCAATGTCTGTTGATGTTTTCTTTAAATAAAAAACATCGTTCATGACTTCTGCTTTTACATAATTCAGCTTTTTTTGCTCTTTGATTCGATCTGTAAACAATGTTCCGATTAAATGATCGTATTCATGTTGAAAAATTACAGCAGTAAAACCTTCTACTGTTTCATCATGAAAATTCCCATCCAAATCAAAATATTCTAATCGAAGAACTAAACTTCTATGTACTTTTCCAAAAATATCTGGAATCGACAAACAACCTTCTCTTCCATAACGAACAATATCCGAATACCACGTAATTTTTGGATTGATGATAAACTCAAAAGGTTCACCCTCTTTATCAAAACGTTGTACCCAAACGGCATTTCTATTTATGCCAATTTGTGGTGCCGCAATCCCAACACCTTTACTTGCCTCGTCT
This portion of the Empedobacter stercoris genome encodes:
- a CDS encoding efflux transporter outer membrane subunit, giving the protein MKKYRILNITLIAAGLFAVQSCFVAKDYNRPEAVVNEANFRTDVIAKDSANVATVSWKQIFTDSQLQALINQGLQNNLDIRSALQNIAVAEAYAKQGKAGYLPTLSVGPKYSFTESSKNTPFGAMMTDRSQNQYELSGNLSWEADIWGKIRSNQRASAATYLQTIEAHKAVKTQIVASIANAYYNLLALDEQKRILDKTLINREQSLETTKALKEAGSVTEVAVNQTEAQLYSVKSMLVDVENGIKLNENVMSILLGTNPQSINRTNLASQQVNQTLSVGVPAQLLENRPDIKAAEFGLMNAFENVNIANASFYPSLTISATGGVQGIDIDKLFNAQSLFASVIGGLTQPLLQQRRLRTQKEVALANQENALINYKSKILNASKEVSDALYTYDAATKKVEYKQKEYQLYNQAITYSEELLNYGMANYLEVITARDNGLNAELNVVDAKLTSLSSMVELYRAVGGGWQ
- a CDS encoding efflux RND transporter permease subunit, coding for MLKTFIERPVLSTVISIIILILGILGLIALPVTQYPDIAPATVKISASYPGANAKTVMESVIIPIEEQVNGVEGMDYIQSTASNNGSASIDVVFKPGVDGDIAQVNVQNRVARATPLLPSEVTRSGVVTQKQQTSALMFTSFYSTNPKYDEIYLQNYLNINIIPALKRVNGVGDAQVFGAMTYSMRIWLDPSRMASYGLIPSDVSAALSQESLEAAAGSLGENSGQSFQYTITYSGRYKTEDQYRNIVIKSLPNGEVLKLKDVANVEFGAQSYAGRTNMNGDPSAVFAVYQTPGSNAQEIIVNLREELKKAESQLPDGISYTILMDTNTFLDASIEKVVSTMIEAFILVFIVVYIFLQDFRSTLVPLIAVPVSIIGTFFFLNVAGFSLNLLTLFALTLAIGIVVDDAIVVVEAVHARMETHHETPMDATKNAMDEISGAIVSITLVMCAVFVPVTFISGPTGVFYKQFGITLIVAILISAVNALTLSPALCALFLKPHQEGEVKRNFVQRFFDAFNAAFDRMTHKYGNSFKFLVKHKWISFIIIIASAVGIYGIGKMMPTGFVPAEDNGFIIGNVELPAGASMDRVYEVEKQFQEKIKNIPGIDKATIYSGISIISGAGSNYGMMFVKLKSFEERTTPDLSIQAIIGQLFGAAAQIPDAQMIFFQPPAIPGFGMSSGFELKLLDKTGGDIADFDKVSKEYIGALMQRPEIQYAQTSFNTNFPQYEIDVNIERAKQSGVSVSSIFSTLQGYIGGLYAADFTRFGKQYRVYIQSSPDDRINEMSLNKMFVKTSTGAMAPVSQFVSLKRVYGPNSVDRYNLFTSANITGAVNPGFSTGDAISAINQVTEQTLSTSYGTDFTGLTREEINSGNQTAMIFALCIVFVYFILSAQYESYVLPLSVLLSVPCGVMGAYLSQWLAGLENNIYFQIALVMLVGLLAKNAILIVEFALQRRAHGMTIVQAAIDGAKARLRPILMTSFAFILGLMPLVFATGVSSAGNRSVATGAAFGLLIGTVLGIFVIPILFIVFQTLQEKIKPMKFDRPQEEIEHNNSI
- a CDS encoding efflux RND transporter periplasmic adaptor subunit; translation: MKNVNVMMVGALAIALSSCGKKDNAGAQAQGPTPYPVVDVPTRVVTSYDEYPTNIEGVVNNEVRAKIQGYITEVYVDEGQYVQAGQPLFRLETNVLTQNADAARSGVGAAQASVKSAQANVNAAQANVNAAQVEVDKLTPLVQKNIISNVQLETAKANLAKAQASYNQALAAVGQAQAGVTQAQANYKGAQANVDYSVVRAPISGVLGSINFRQGTLVGPSDPTAITTVSNTSKVYAYFSMNEKEYLNFISKSEGATLKEKLDKIPAVDLVLANGEIYPEKGKIQTVTGQINPTTGTIDFRVSFNNAAKILANGNSGRIRVPKTYVDVLVVPEAATFEQQGMTYVYKVTKDTAYATPITVVERANNIAVVKDGVKKGDKVVAQGVGKLRDKTAVKPMPANFDTIVNSTKTVF
- a CDS encoding IS3 family transposase (programmed frameshift), with protein sequence MTRKVKYGVAFKLRCVKEVLEKHRTIRSISKKENIHASLLKKWVSDYHNQGISGIEPKKNQTYSVEFKLKVIKTITKQFLSLREARLKFNIPSESVIIKWQKDFATFGIDGLKPKPKGRPKTMSTSKGRPKKSKQPLTREEELLLEIERLRCEVGTLKKVQCLNSSRGRKTKETWTQAINELRPEFHLNLLLDCTHMARSSFYYHISRSKTDKYEELKRKIQTIYHQHKGRYGYRRITDELRKSGTIINHKTVLKLMNSLGLKSLIRRKKYKSYKGEQGKIAPNILQRAFKADKPNQKWVTDVTEFKVKDKKLYLSPIMDLYNQEIISYELSERPVFNQVTQMLKKAFKITKDTKDLILHSDQGWQYQMKQYQALLNEKGIIQSMSRKGNCLDNAIIENFFGILKSELFYLQKFNSIEELKKEIKQYIYYYNNDRIKSNLNKMSPIQYRTHFYNY
- a CDS encoding alpha/beta fold hydrolase; this translates as MLAHTTYTHPTSAEWVTFVHGAGGSSTIWFKQIREFRKHFNVVLLDLRGHGRSKNNLKSLFEKRYTFESVAKDVIDVLDHLKIKQTHFVGMSLGTIVIRQLAEDYSERFKSMIMGGAIMKMNYQSRFLMTVGNMFKHMIPYLVLYRIFAFAIMPRSAHKESRNLFINEAKKLYQKEFLKWFKLTADINPLLKWFREVELNIPTLYIMGSEDHMFLPSIENLIKSHTKNSELIVIEDCGHVVNVDQPQIFNEKVIAYINTIK
- the def gene encoding peptide deformylase; this encodes MIKIITFGLLICSTALFAQSKNMKNKTYKPLTGAEVTLVKEKKSYETFRVLLTTSDDDLTVLKAQSIDIDPKDPNIKLLADRMYATVQDEASKGVGIAAPQIGINRNAVWVQRFDKEGEPFEFIINPKITWYSDIVRYGREGCLSIPDIFGKVHRSLVLRLEYFDLDGNFHDETVEGFTAVIFQHEYDHLIGTLFTDRIKEQKKLNYVKAEVMNDVFYLKKTSTDIDTEDDED